TGATCATCCTGGTGATGATGATTTTGACCTCCAGCCTGGTGTGAGGGACAGAAAGCCCTGGTAAGACACATGCACAAAACCACAGAGGGTAGGGTTGGGAGCTGTGGCAGCCCCAGCTCAGTGTGGCCAACCAGATGTGGTCCTGAGCAGAGTCCAGGGTCAGGAGCCAGGGCTGCTGCCTCGAGGCAAGAATGTGtgccccctcccttctctctccttctagaATCACCAAAACTCTTCAGTTGGGAATAGAATCAGGAAAGCTCCTTGAGGGGAAAGTTTTGTGGGCTAAACCCTATTAATTCTATATTTAAGGTCCCATCCATTCATTATTGTATAACATTTCACAGTTATTTAAGGTgcacattcaattcagttcagtcgctcagtcgtgtctgactctttgggaccccatgaaccaggcctccctgtccatcaccaactcccggagtccacccaaacccatgtccatctagtcagtgatgccatccaaccgtctcatcctctgttgtccccttctcctcctgccctcatcagggtcttttccagtgagtcagctctttgcatcaggtggccaaagtattggagtttcagcttcaacatcagtccttccaatgaacacccaggactgatcgcctttaggatggactggttggatctccctgcagtccaagggactctcaagagtcttctccaacatcacagttcaaaagcatcaattctttggcgctcagctttctttatagtccaactgtcacatccatacatgaccactgggaaaaccatagccttgactagatggacctttgttggcaaagtgatgtctctgcttttgaatatgctgtctaggttggtcataactttccctccaaggagtaagcgtcttttaatttcatggctgcaatcaccatctgcagtgattttggagcccagaaaaacaaagccagccactgtttccactgtttccccatctatctgccatgaagtgatgggaccagatgcctgaGGTTCTTTCAAAAACACCATGTCAGGAATCctgtattatccccattttactggcaaagaaactgaggctgagattGGGTGAATGAACTATCATCACATCACTAGTAACTTGAAGCAACCGTTTCTGACTTCATGTCCTGTGCTCCTGTAAATACTGTTCAGTGAACTACAGACCTAAAGGaagacaggagggaggggagaggggagagagaggagaggggaggaaggagagaggggaagcaggagaaaggggagggagccGGGCGGGGACTGGAAAGGGAAGGAGGTGAGCAGCGaagcagggaaggaggaaaggaaacagaaaaggaaagatggaaaaaagtcatttgagagagaggggagagttCACACAATACACACCGCAAGAGTAAGGTGCAGTCTGTGAGCAGACAGGTCCACTGTCCCCCTGAATCTTCACATGGGAAACCCTTGGCTCTACTCTCCACAGATGCGGGAACCCGCATCCCATCCCGCTGTGGGTCCAAGCACCCGCAGGACCCCGCACTGCAGACTTATACATCTCAATCCTTCTTGGCACAGTTGCCCTGAATCCACCTCACTATCTCCACAGATGAACCTCTGCCAACAACTGGCCAGACAGGTCCTGGGCCCAGCGCTGGCCAGACAGGTATGGGGATGCCTCGGAGGACTCCAGTCCTGGCCCCTCTTGCTCAGCCTGCTGAGCCCCGGGCTTTGGGGACCCTTGAAGCTCAGGTACCGAAGGTCCGAGAGGCAGCCGGGGTCACAGCTACCCAGCACCCCTGAGCGCCGCCCGCACCAGGGCGCGTTTGCATAAAGTTGCCCAGGTGAATCAATGAGTAGATGCaaatcaatgaagaaataaagaaagggagagagggaaagagcccGAGTTCCTGCGTGCTCACAGCTCACGCGGTCTGGGCAGAGCCCCTGCTGGCAACACGGCGTTTAACGCCAAGGTCCTGCACAATCCAGGCTCTCGCGCTCTCTCCGACGAAATGCCAGAAATTATTACTGTAGACAACAACCGCAATACCTATTCTCTCTGCCCTCGCCGTTTTCTCCATCTTGCTGTCGGACTTTGGAATCCTTCTGGACAACTCTACGCTCCCCGGCGCCCGAGCATCTTCCTCACCTGGTGCCTGACTGCGTGCACTCTGCTCCGGAACCGCGCACCGAGAGCGCCTGAGGCTGCAGGCGGGGAAGGGGACGCCCGCGGCCGGGAAGGGGGCGCTGTCCCCTAGAGGCTTCTGATCCTGCGGACCATCGTCCTGTCCGGGAGAGGCAGTGCAGTTAGAAAGGGTAGAGTCCTTCCAGGGGTCCATGGGCTGCCGCGCAAATACCCCTGAGGGGATCCCTTCTCTATCTCTACGACTAGGGTCACCCCTGGCCAGGTGCGGCTGTAGCCCCCGGAGGTTCCCGGAGCATTCCGGTATGGAGATTTTAACTGAGAGATTTCTGGCAGAGGAGTTCAACAGAGGAAACGGCCTAGGCGTCCCCAAATAGGAAAGTCCACCTAGTCCGCGGACACACTCGCTATGCAaatcacccccacccctcccggtCCCCGGTGCTAGCCAGCTCCGCCCGCTCCACTCCCGGTGGAGAGCTGGAGCCTAGGGTGCTGCCTCTGGGTCCTGGCTGGAGGAGGTAGGAAAACCCGGGGCGCTGTAGATCATCAGTGGGACTTGAAAACGAGAAGTTGCATTTTTCCTTCCACTTACCAAGTCTTAGCCCTGGCGCTGCTTCCGGAGAGTATGTTGCCCACAGAGGCGCCTGTGAACTCAGTCACTGCACACAGGGACCCTGAAGTCTAGGCTTAGAATTTATGGCTGCATGTAAACAGTTATATTAACATCAACCGTCATGTatgtatggagtttcagctttcacacACAGCCCTGTGAGGTCAGTCTTATCCTCCTCCACATTTTGGACTGGGAGAATAGCCCTGAGTCATGCATTAAGTAACCCAGCACTGAAGACAGGTCCTGCCTCCAGATCCAAACCCATGGTCCTCTCTCCCAATGCCAGTGCTTTCAGGGTCACCTCTGTGGAGCCCTGCACTGGGATTGCTGCTCAGTAAATACACGGTGGATCCGATTCCAGGATCGGATTCCTCAGGACTTGGCTGTTTTATACAGTAGCGTGTGTCTAAGCCATATCTGCTCACTCATTTAATCATCCACTTATTCGGCCCTATTCACACAACAAAGCAGGATGAGGAGCTGTCCTCTGAGCAGGGCTTCCCATGCCCGATGGAGGGCCCTGAGCTTCCAGCCCTCAAGCTTTCCAGTGGAGGGCAGGCCCAGTCTGGTCTGGGGGGTAAGGAGGGGGGAGGTGTCAGGAGGAGGGGAACTCGGCAGCCCAGGTTGTGCCAAAGTCTAGGATGGTCAGAAGGCAGGGGTGGAGGGACAGAAGGACTCTGCTCTGAGAAGCAGGACTGATAGTTAGCAGAGAACAGAGAACACAGGAAAAGGGAATTTCGCCAGAGAAAGGCTGGAGGCGAGGGAGCTGGAGGCTGGGACGCCAGAGACCAGGGTGGGTTGGGGGTAAAGGTATAAAAAGAGAGACGACAGAGGCCAGGGTGAATGAGAGAACTGAGGCTGCAGGCATGCTCTCTGAAGAGCCAGGGAGCCGCTGAGCATCGAGGGGGGACCCTCCAGTGGGTGCCAAGGGGAACCCGAAACGGGATCCAGCCCCCTCTCCAGTCTCTCTGGCTGCCCAAGtcggctgggggtggggggcgagaTTGTCGCCGCCCAGGTCATTTACAAAAGCACGAAGTGTGTTCTATCAAGAAGAGTTCAAAGGCCGGGTGTCACGGCCAAAAGTCACTCGTGCCCGGCCATTCCCAGCGAAACCTGTTTGGCTTCTATTCTTCGTAGGATTCCACGCACGGGAGGAGCCAGCGGAACCTGGCCCTGGGAGGCCGCGGCCAGTCGGGATGAGGGGCTGGAGTCCGGCTCCCGCTCCTGGGCCCCGCGATCACCGGCGGCTCCCTCCTCCCGGCCGGAGGCACCTGCGCTGTGAGCTAGCGGGCCGAGGGGCGGCCCCGGGGCTTCGGGGCACTGATCCCCGGGAACCACCTGGGAGGCGGaggggcgggccgggggcgggcgCACGCTGGGGAAGCGGCCCGCCTCCCGCCTCTCCTCCCGGCAGGTCGGAGCGGGGACGCTGCGGCCCAGGACGCAGGGAGGGGGCCCGCGCCGTGAAGGAGGGAGGGGCCGCGCCGCCTTCGAGAGTCATTGGAGGACGCAGCCTCTCGAAGCTGATAAATAAGGGGCCGGGCCGCGGCTGCCGGCCAAGTTGGACGCCCCAACCGGTGCGAGGGCCAGGTCAACGCCGGCCCGACGACGCGAAGCGAGGCGACCCCCGTGCGGCCATGGCCTCGCTGCTAGGAACTTACCCGTGGCCTGAGGGTCTCGAGTGCCCTGCCCTGGAAGCCGAGCTGTCGGACGGGCTGTCGCCGCCGGCCGCCCCCCGCCCGCCGGGGGACAAGGGCTCGGAGAGCCGTATCCGGCGGCCCATGAACGCCTTCATGGTGTGGGCCAAGGACGAGAGGAAACGTCTGGCGGTGCAGAACCCGGACCTGCACAACGCCGAGCTCAGCAAGATGCTGGGTGAGTGAGCGGGCGGGGCGCGGCCCGAAGTCGGCGGGCGGGGGTCTGGCGGCTGGAGGGCGGGCGGGTGTAGTGAGGGCGCGCGGGGCGAGGGTGGGACAGACTCGGCGTGCGGACCCACGGGGGCGCGCACCGTGCCCGCGAGGTTGGGCATCTGGGCGAGCGTGGGTGTGCGCGCGGGGACTGGGATTCCGAGCAGGGACGCGTGGACCGGGCCCAGAGTGAACTGGCATGGCCCGCCGGGGTGGCCGGGGAGGCCCACTGTAAGAGACGGGAGCAGAGTTAGGGGCCCTGGGGCACGGGCGGGTCTGAGCTGCGGCCTGGTGCGGGGACTCGACTAGGGAGATCCTCGCGCGCACGGACAGGTCGGGTGTAAGAGAGCAGGAAAACCCATCATCCTCTGAACTTCACCACGGGCACAGTCACAGGAAGTCGTACCTCTCATTAACGAATATTGGTGAAGAGAGACCTTGCGGTGGCGCATTCCTGCTTTAACTTAATTATCAAACCAACAGCAAAATGGACTTGATTCGAACCTCTTTCCCAGTCGCAGGAGTGTAGAAAATTTGATTCGGATGCTTAGGACGGCCTGTGCGGGTATGTCCGAGAACCCCCGGACGCCGGACTGGGGACAAGTCAGGCCAATGGGGAAAGGATGTTCTGGAGGCCGggggctttttctctctccactgtcAGAAGCTGGGCACTATATCAGCTCCAGCCAACGCCTAATCTCTTTGCCCTTTGTGgtagtttttattcattttgacgGATGGGAACCTTTCAAGGCACTTTGTGTGCCCAGCAGGCGCCAGGCCCTGTAAAAAAGGACAGTGTGTGGTCACCCGAGGCTGGCCCTGCCCCCAGCAACCCCACCCGGCCCATCTTggagccttttctttttcctttttccgcTGGAGCTTGGGGCTCCTTCCCCAGATCGGTGGAATGAGGCCTGACACCCCTCTTTGTGCTGTCTAAAGCCACGGGCCCTCTGGCAGAAAGGGTCCTCTTGCAGTTTGATTGCCCTTTCAAAGCAGCTGATAGAGTGCTGGTTTCAAAGAGCCTCCCACCCTCTGCCCAGCCCCCTTGGCTAGCTGTTCCCAGGACGAGTTAGTGGGCCAGTGTGTCTTAGCCAGCCCTGtcccagaaaaaaaatacttaaaatcatACTTTATAAGGTGTTGgcataaagacaaatatattaagatatacaataataaaacagtttcttcaagcagaaagtttatatttttcttgagatttctaaagcaatgaaaactttttttttttcggtgAGCCCCTAAATGTAATTTTTTGGTGTGACCCATGTGCTATGCCTGTTGCCCAAGCACAGCTCTTGTGATGAGGATAGAGCAGGCCCAGCCGAGGGTGGGAGAACTCAGTTTAGAGAGCCTTGCAGGACTGGGGCTGCCTGCTCCCAGGGAAAGGACAGGCAAAGGGACTTGGGTGACAAATGCCTCCTGTGAGCTGATTCCTCTTGGCAGTTGGCACTTAGGCTTCTAGAGGTTACAGTGCATTTTGCAGGAAAGATATGGATTCCTTCCTGCTTAACCACACAGCCCCTGGCACTAGGGAAAGGAAACTGACCTAGTGTTGCTTTGAAAAATGTGGATTTTCTACACCTGCTGAAGCGGAGGGGGCAGCAGGATGATCTATTTCCATCCCAAGCCCATGATCTTGCCCAGccctttcctttctgacttaGGAGAGGGAAAGGGCTGAATGCGAGAGCCCACCCAGACTTTTTTGACTATTAGCTCTCCAGTCTTTGACTCTAAAAACTTCACACAGTAGCACTCGTGTATGTTATGGATGAGAAAGCAGGTAAAGACAGTTATACATTTAGTGGTTTTTAAAATGAACCTATATTTTATGAATACTACAATATCTCGGTACACTCAGAAACTTTGAGTCACATTTTATATTCAGTCCACAGTCAGGGTGTGGGTGTGTCTGGGTCTTGGACCTCTTGCCATAACTTGTGGCCTTAATCACAGGCTGGAAACTAATGGCCAACTCCAAATCTGGAGTTCCTGacagtgctcgcttcggcagcacatatactaaaattggagtTCCTGACACTTTTAAAGTTGTCTTTTCAAGTGAGAGCTAACTGTATTAATTGACAACTTCACTGGAATAGTGTTATATACTTTCATCCAAAGGGTACTGGATAATCACCTTCCTCCAGCCCCCTCTGTGTGCCTGACACCCAGGGCCAGCCAGCACCCATGAAGGGCAGTCACACACATAGCTCTGGACTTGGCCCTGTGCCAAGGGCTCTGGGTGGGAGATGCAGCCCCTTTCCTTCCAAGATTTGGGGCAGGGGGCTGCCCTCTGGGCAATTTGTCTCAAACTTCAGGATACAGTAATGTCATAGGGGAACTTAAATTCCCAAGCCTACCCTAGGAGGTAACCATCTAAGGTGTCCAGAAGTGACCTTTAGAAAACCTGCAGCAGGATGGGCAATGtgctttaagaaagaaagagacactAATCTATGCAATAACACACAAGTGAAAAGGATGAATGGAAAATACACATGAGAGCAGCATTTGTGCACCAGTGGGACACAAGTGTGGGATGCTTCTTCAGAAGAGCATTTTGGGGAGCATCACAGTGTATTTTTTACTGCAGGAAAAACAAAGAGCCAGGGAAGGTAAGGTGTTTACTTCTGTATGGAGAGTCAGTGACTGATAAGGTGCCCTCTCCCATGGTCACAGTAGACAGTTAGAAGCcatagcttgtgtgtgtgtgtgtgtgtgtgtgtgtggcatgaaGGTTCTGTTTGACCTTCAGATATAAGGGCTAATCCTCTGTTGCCATAAATGAGATCCTGTAATTTACATCTTGTAATTTTACCTCCATCTGTGAAGCTGTTGACTGATCCTGAGTACCCTCACAAGAAAGCCTGTGATAGATGTAtgccacaaataaataatatagtgtCACTTCCCGAAGGGCAGCGATAACCTAGGAAGGCAGAAGTTTCATTAGGATGCACAAATGATAAGAACTGACCCTCAGAAGGTAAAAGGGAGCCCAAATCAATGTTGTAGTCTACATATTTTTGTCCTGTGGGTGACGTTGGGTTAGGTGGACCCTTCACTGAGAATCTCACACTGTTTATACATTCCTGTTGTCTGGTGGCTTTGATAGGAGAGGTGCCatgatcctgtgtgtgtgtgtgtgtgtgtgtctgtgtgtcttttgcaCGAGTGCCTTGGAGCGTGCAAGTGGGAGAGGTTGGTTTGGCCTTACTGCATGTGCAGGATGTGGGCTGAGAAGAGGGTGCGGAGTGTGGGGTGTCTTGTGTGAAGAGGGGGCACTGGGTTGGGGGGAGGGACAGGGGACTGAGGCAGCAGGTGTGTGCGATGCTCGGCGGCCCCAGTCGAGACAGGTGCACCGGGCGCCCCGAGGCGAGCTGCGCAGAGGCTGACGGCGGCCTTGTCTGACTTGTGTGAGCAGGAAAGTCGTGGAAGGCGCTGACGCTGTCCCAGAAGAGGCCCTACGTGGACGAGGCGGAGCGGCTGCGACTGCAGCACATGCAGGACTACCCCAACTACAAGTACCGGCCACGCAGGAAGAAGCAGGCCAAGCGCCTGTGCAAGCGCGTGGACCCAGGCTTCCTGCTCAGCTCGCTCTCCCGCGACCAGAACTCCCTGCCCGAAAAGCGGGGCGGCGGCCGGGGGGCGCCGGGGGAGAAGGAGGACCGGGGTGAGTACTCTCCAGGCTCCGCGCTGCCCGGCCTGCGGGGCTGCTTCCATGACGGCCCGgccggcggcagcggcggcggcggcacccCGGGCAGCGTGGACGCGTACCCCTACGGGCTGCCCACCCCGCCGGAGATGTCACCCTTGGACGTGCTGGAGCCGGAGCAGaccttcttctcctccccttGCCAGGAGGACCATGCGCACTCCCGCCGCATCGCCCACCTGCCCGGGCCCCCCTACTCCCCGGAGTACGCCCCCAACCCCCTCCACTGCGGCCACCCCCTGGGCTCCCTGGCCCTCGGTCAGTCCTCGGGCGTCTCTATGATGTCCACCGTGTCTGGCTGTCCCCCGTCTCCGGCCTATTACTCCCAGGCCGCCTACCCGCCTCTCCACTCCAACCTGCACGCCCACCTGGGCCAGCTCTCCCCGCCTCCCGAGCATCCTGGCTTCGAAGCCCTGGATCAGCTGAGCCAGGTGGAACTCCTGGGGGACATGGATCGCAATGAATTCGACCAGTACTTGAACACTCCTGGCCACCCAGACTCTGCCGCCGGGGCCCTCAGCGGGCAGGGCGCGGTCTCTCAGGTGACACCGACGGGCCCCACAGAGACCAGCCTCATTTCCGTGCTGGCTGATGCCACGGCCACGTACTACAACAGCTACAGTGTGTCATAGAGCCCGGGCGGCCCATCCGGCCGGCCTCGCCGCAGCCGGTCCTTACCGCGCCGAGCGCAGCGCCCCGGGGTGGGCACGCACTTCCACGAGCCGCGCGCCGACAGGCTCTGAGGGTCCGGGGCCCCTCCTCCGCCCCTTcccctccgccccgccccgctGCGGCCAGTGTTCTGAGTATATTCCTTCAAAAGAGTTTCCATTGGCTCCACCCTGGGAATCAGGCGCGGTCGTTGCTGAGGACGCTATTTCCCGGTAGTTTTCACTGACCTCTCCTCCCAGTTTTCAATCCGGAAACAAATTCGGGAAAAGCCCAGCAACATTCGCATCCCTGCCGCTTCTGACACAGCTGCAGGGGTCCTGCCGTCCTGACCTTTGGTCTTCCAGGTGAGAAGAGCCCTGGGCTAAGATTCGGGGACTGGCGGCCCAATCCCAGTTCTGCCTCCGGGGGCTGGGGAGACCTGACTCCCCTCGCCTCTCCTTCCAGCCCATCCCCCCATCTGCGGAGTGAGGGACAGACTCCGTATCTTAGGTACCCTCCGCTCCAGGGTTTTCCGATTTAGGATTCTCTCCAAAGGAAGCTGAAGCTGGCCTCAGTGAACTCATTCACGTGCAACCTGGTGAGGATTCCGTGCACTGCCCAAGGACCCCAGGCTGCTGCACTTGGTCACCATCTTCCATTATGAATGATCCTAGTCTTCCAAAAGGACCCTTTAAGAGTTTGAGAAAAAACACTCATAGTGATTTGGGAAATTAACGCTGGGGGTTAACTGCATCACTGACAACGAAATTGAATTCaagctgcttttttaaaaacatatatatatattttttaagataagttctttgatagctcagttggtaaagaatctgcctgcaatgcaggagaccctggtttgatttctgggtcaggaagatctgctggagaagggataggctacccactccagtgttttgggcttcccttgtggctcagctggtaaagaatccacccgcaatgcgggagacctgggttcgatccccgggttgggaagatcccctggagaagggaaaggctacccattccagtttctggcctggagaattccatggactgtatagtccatgggatcgcagagtcagacatgattgagtgactttcactttcttttcactttcatacatttcaaaagaaaatacatgtctGAATATTTACAGTGTGTATGagacacacacaacatacacgcCTTCATGCTCAGCCTGAATCAGATGCAGTTTGCTGACCTTGGCAACGTCTTGTCAGCCTTCCGTTCCTAATGACCCAAAGAGCAGGGAGCTGGAAAGAGTTTCAGCACTGTAGCATCAGTGTCTTTGAATCTGAATGTGCTGATTTCTTGAGCAAAATTTCACCACACTCTCCCTTCTGCAGATGCAAAAAGATCTTCCTttcctctgtctccatcttcctttcctggactttcttttttctcttcttttctattctttctccACCCCTGAATTGGCTACTGATTCAAAGATCACTTGACTTAAAAATCCCAGGCATGATTCCTATGGCAGAAATGGGAATTCGTTCTCCTCACCAGCCCTCTGGTTCTTCAGGTAACATCTTCGGCCAGCACATCAAAGCAACTTCCCTTTATTATACTTACTTCCCAAAGAATAGAAATGCACTGtgattcagaaaatatttctgagcCCTGACCCCATCCCAAAAACATTTCCATCCTTCCTCCAAGTCTCTGTTGAAGGAACATACCTATCAGACATAAAAGACAGTTGTCTTATGATTTCAGCATTTTATTGCCTGTATGAAATATGTAAGTGTTTTTATATATTCTCCTATTATTTTCACCTTATATTTTGTATTGTTGaaagatcctttttttttccttccaaggaattcTCTTGTAAAATCACTTATAAGATATGATTAATCTTTATGCTATTACTGTATGTGACTTTTGGTAATAAATAGTAAACCATGGACAATATGATTGGTGCAGTCCAGAATGTGTATTAATAATCTTATAAAACAGTATCACAGACATTAAGCTAAACTGTTCCATTTTCTGTAGGAACTATATATGCTTTGGAATGGTTGTAGATATTGGTTtgcctaaaatatttaatttaaataaacatttttgtaccACGACCATTCTGTCATTTGAAATACAGCTTGGTGAAGGAAAAAGTTTTCAAGTGAGGCGTAGATATTATGCCAGTTCTCCTTCCAGTGTTGGTCAAAATGTTCTCTCcatcatcttttttattttaaaaaacttacctTGTTGGAGTGGTTGATTGGTTGATTTTATGAATTATGGTAAAGAGATAAAGCCTAATTTTACACCTTAGAAACAGTGTCATTCTTCTTGATattgaaagaaaagacaaattcaCAGCCTAGCTGCAAAACAATTTTCTCCTTGGATAGGATGACTTCACACTTGTAAGGTGGAATGCAGTGGTTGTCAGACTCTCAAGATGGGAAGTGGGGCCCAAGTATTTGCTTCCTTAAGGGGAAActccattttccctttctttttgaaATCATCTTTTGAAGACTATTTAGATTGTCCTCTTTCCTATGCATCTAGGGATGTGGTCTTACAAGAATCATGTGCTCTCAAAGCTCCCTGGAATGTTGCAGAGAAAACAGGGCAACACAAGGGTGGGTAATTAAAGGATGTAATATCTTGTTAAGGTTCAAGATGAAAATCCCAGCCAAACAGTGTCCGGAAAAAAGCGATGATTCCTCAGTCCTCAGGCCATTCACTACATCTGGCTCCTCTCTGTGGGAAAGCCGTTGTAACTTGTTCATGTCAATAGAAGCCCTGTGTTCTTCCAGGGCCTCTGGGCCAAGGAGTGGGTCTTGGGAGGGTCCGATCAGGCAGACGTTCTTTGTGCAAATTGGATCGTAATCTCTCGTCATTACTTTAATAGCACTTTATAGATGTAGGGAGTTTTACAGCAAATTTTATGGTCTGTTTCTCATTCCCAGCCCCAGATGGGGCCCATCATCACTCCACCCCATTGCACAGTCAGGAACACTGAGgtccagggagggagggggcacccTGGGGTCACCCTACTCAACTGGTGGAGGCTGGGGTTTCAGCACTTTGTCAAATACATTCGCTGGCATTGACAGTCTCCCAGTTAGAAGGCTCATGCCTTTCACAGAGACTCACCAGACGTAGGATTACATCCGGCCGGTTTTTAACCTCTCACATCCCAGGGGAAAAGGATGGACAAAGGGGAAATGACAAGGCTAGCATTAGATGACACCTGAATTCCTTGCCGCCGAGGCCCACCACCGTGGCCAGCTGACAGTGGCCGCCTGCAGCGTCATCGCCTGGCGGGAGAGCTTGTCCTGCAACGTCCACTGGCCATATCTATGTGTCAGCGTCAGTGGCCGGCCCTGGACGGGGCCAGAGGGGCGTGTGTCATTCCGGGCCATACTGTGGGGGCGAGGGTGGTGTCCCCCGCCTTCGGGAGGGCAGGGCACTGACCTGCGACAGGGAGCTTTCTCACTTTTGCCCAGCTGTGAGTAAGACGGTCATGCCCGGAAGCCAGGGGTATTGTAGAGTTCTGGCCGCCCCTCCCAGGTACCCAGctctcctgcctgcccctcccggGACAAGCGTACTTTTGGCTTTGGCTGATGAGAATTGATGTGCGTGCACCGTTTTATGGGTTGTTTTCCTAAAACATGAATGTTACCATGTTACACTTCCTTAAGACCCTTCAGTGCCTGTGCGTCGCCCATGGCACACAGGGTCCCCAGGGACCCCACGAGGTTCATGGATCCGAGAAGGGGCCCTGGTACTGTGTCCACAtggccagcccccaccccctgccccttccccacagTGTACCCACGGCCCGGAAAGCCTATTGTTCTCTGAAAATGCTTTCTTACCCAGGCTTCTGTGCTTTTCCCAGCactattccccaaccagggagacCCTCACTCTCATGGCCTGTCTGATGACATCGACCCACTGTCCAAATCCAGCTCAGACACTCCCACTCGTGCTGGCCGGGGAGCAGGTCACTCTCGTCTCTGAGCTCCAGCGGGGACTTGATGGGATCTAGCACTTACAGCTGGTGTTGGTGTGATCCATTTGTGTGAGTCTTCCCCAGCAGGGCAGATACATAGTAGCTGCTCAACAAGTaagtggatgaataaatgaataagttaaaCATCTGAGAAGTCCTGTAGGTATTCCAGTGAGTCCTGGTGCTAAAGACCTGAAATCTTCTGGGTCCCTAATCTCCTCACTCATCTCTCCAGAAACCCAGACCCTGGAGCCCGTGTGTGTGCAGTTCTCAGGGCTCTGAGACAGAATGTGATATAGCCATGGCCATATAGCCTCCCCTGTTACAGAAGTAAATGAGTCAGGAGGTGGACACAGAGGACCCAAGCATCTCCTCTCCCGTCTCATCCTAGAGTACCAAAATAGAGCTGAAGGCAGGTGATTTGTAGCATTTTTAACTTCCTACGTTTCCTTTTGAAAAGCCTTTGCTGTTGATTTCATCCCCATCAAAG
This portion of the Bubalus bubalis isolate 160015118507 breed Murrah chromosome 3, NDDB_SH_1, whole genome shotgun sequence genome encodes:
- the SOX7 gene encoding transcription factor SOX-7; this encodes MRGWSPAPAPGPRDHRRLPPPGRRHLRCELAGRGAAPGLRGTDPREPPGRRRGGPGAGARWGSGPPPASPPGRSERGRCGPGRREGARAVKEGGAAPPSRVIGGRSLSKLINKGPGRGCRPSWTPQPVRGPGQRRPDDAKRGDPRAAMASLLGTYPWPEGLECPALEAELSDGLSPPAAPRPPGDKGSESRIRRPMNAFMVWAKDERKRLAVQNPDLHNAELSKMLGKSWKALTLSQKRPYVDEAERLRLQHMQDYPNYKYRPRRKKQAKRLCKRVDPGFLLSSLSRDQNSLPEKRGGGRGAPGEKEDRGEYSPGSALPGLRGCFHDGPAGGSGGGGTPGSVDAYPYGLPTPPEMSPLDVLEPEQTFFSSPCQEDHAHSRRIAHLPGPPYSPEYAPNPLHCGHPLGSLALGQSSGVSMMSTVSGCPPSPAYYSQAAYPPLHSNLHAHLGQLSPPPEHPGFEALDQLSQVELLGDMDRNEFDQYLNTPGHPDSAAGALSGQGAVSQVTPTGPTETSLISVLADATATYYNSYSVS